A genomic region of Lachnoclostridium edouardi contains the following coding sequences:
- a CDS encoding replication protein, with translation MQKSGQGKRNDLANLYQMIKDGYSNVEILENNPDNILNLQHIDKARLEILSSRYKSERRLNLLVTYVSGSTGFGKSRYILDSHGDSNVYRVTDYKHPFDTYSGEDVLVFEEFRSDLPIGNMLNYLDIYPLQLPARYNNRQACYNFIYIVSNWKLEDQYHNIYLEQKETWNAFLRRIHKVRIYTAIGEWKEYDTTEYLHGFQRINVSETPFHN, from the coding sequence ATGCAAAAATCAGGACAAGGTAAAAGAAATGATTTGGCTAATCTCTACCAGATGATTAAAGACGGTTATTCTAATGTGGAAATTTTAGAAAACAATCCAGATAATATTTTAAATTTACAGCATATTGATAAAGCACGTCTGGAAATCCTATCCAGCCGTTACAAATCAGAACGGCGATTAAATCTTCTAGTAACTTATGTAAGTGGCTCAACCGGATTTGGAAAATCAAGATATATTCTTGATAGCCATGGAGACTCTAATGTATACCGAGTAACAGACTATAAGCACCCCTTTGACACCTACTCAGGAGAAGATGTGCTAGTATTTGAAGAATTTAGAAGTGATTTACCAATAGGAAATATGCTGAATTATCTGGATATTTATCCTTTACAGCTTCCGGCAAGATATAATAACCGGCAAGCCTGTTATAACTTTATCTATATCGTTTCCAACTGGAAATTGGAAGACCAGTATCATAATATTTATCTGGAACAAAAAGAAACTTGGAACGCCTTTCTTCGAAGAATCCATAAAGTCAGAATTTATACTGCTATCGGAGAATGGAAAGAATATGACACTACGGAATATCTCCACGGGTTTCAAAGAATAAATGTATCAGAAACACCTTTTCACAATTAA
- a CDS encoding tyrosine-type recombinase/integrase: MNEKRKTIRAQSEEELLDKLIPLYFQDSHLDKLTFYKLYEEWLEYKKTVINSPNTIKRHTQHYKKYFEPSALHDKKIKRIDELLLETECNRIVKEFNLTRKEWANIKTILAGMYSYAIRKKYLLENPMEKVQIHVKFKQIVKKTGTTETYNTDELKNLNQYLDRMYTETSDTIFLTVKLNFLLGLRVGELVALKWEDYCNINHLHIVREEVRNQDTNTYEVVEHTKSSRDRFVVLVPKAINLLQKIEHIGEYIFIKNGKRITSRQVAYVLEKYAERQGLTTKSTHKMRKTFARNLNASGVPLDCIRELLGHSNLNTTLGYIDNPLTEEETYSLISNAL; encoded by the coding sequence ATGAATGAAAAACGCAAGACTATTCGGGCACAATCAGAAGAAGAACTGCTGGATAAACTAATACCACTATACTTCCAAGATTCGCACCTTGACAAACTGACATTTTACAAACTATATGAGGAATGGCTGGAATATAAAAAGACAGTTATTAACAGCCCCAACACTATCAAGCGGCATACTCAACATTATAAGAAATATTTTGAGCCGTCTGCTTTGCATGATAAAAAAATCAAGCGGATTGATGAACTGCTTTTAGAAACAGAGTGCAATCGGATTGTAAAAGAATTTAATCTAACTCGCAAGGAATGGGCTAATATTAAAACAATTTTAGCCGGTATGTATAGTTATGCCATCCGTAAAAAATATCTGCTGGAAAATCCAATGGAAAAAGTGCAGATTCATGTGAAATTCAAGCAGATAGTCAAGAAAACCGGAACAACAGAAACCTACAATACAGATGAACTGAAAAATCTAAACCAGTATCTTGACCGTATGTATACGGAAACCAGCGATACCATTTTTCTAACCGTCAAGCTAAATTTCCTACTAGGTCTGCGTGTCGGTGAACTGGTGGCTCTTAAATGGGAGGACTACTGTAACATTAACCATCTTCATATCGTCCGAGAAGAAGTCAGAAATCAAGACACAAACACCTATGAGGTCGTGGAACATACCAAGAGCAGTCGTGACCGTTTTGTAGTTTTGGTTCCCAAAGCAATCAATCTCCTACAAAAAATAGAGCATATCGGCGAGTATATTTTTATAAAAAACGGGAAACGCATTACATCAAGACAGGTTGCCTATGTGCTGGAAAAATACGCTGAACGGCAAGGTCTTACTACAAAATCCACCCACAAAATGAGAAAGACTTTTGCCAGAAACCTAAACGCCAGCGGCGTACCACTGGACTGTATACGAGAACTGCTGGGGCATAGCAACCTAAATACTACTCTAGGATATATCGACAACCCATTAACAGAAGAAGAAACCTATAGCTTAATTTCCAACGCCCTATAG
- a CDS encoding NAD(P)-dependent oxidoreductase translates to MKKIGFIGIGIMGKSMARNLMKAGYQVSVYTRTKSKADELLKEGADWCSSVKECAAGKDWVITIIGTPKDVEEVYFGENGILENADPGTCVIDMTTTSPKLAVKIYEEAKKLGLDALDAPVTGGDRGAKDGTLTILAGGDKEVFDRCMPLFEKMGKTIVYEGKAGSGQHTKMCNQIAVAGTLAGICEAMAYAKGVGLDPQLMFQTISTGAAGSVQMNIQAPKILTGDYNPGFFVKHFIKDMGLADQEAKEAGLKLEVLETVLSMYKELEAQGMDQMGMQALAKYYNW, encoded by the coding sequence ATGAAAAAAATTGGATTTATCGGCATTGGAATTATGGGAAAATCCATGGCCAGAAACTTGATGAAGGCAGGGTATCAGGTGTCTGTTTACACCAGAACAAAGTCTAAGGCAGACGAGCTTTTAAAGGAGGGAGCAGATTGGTGCTCTTCTGTAAAGGAATGTGCTGCCGGGAAAGACTGGGTGATCACCATTATTGGAACTCCTAAGGATGTGGAGGAAGTGTATTTTGGCGAAAACGGTATTCTGGAAAATGCAGATCCAGGCACATGCGTAATAGATATGACTACTACCAGCCCTAAGCTGGCAGTAAAAATTTATGAAGAGGCTAAAAAACTGGGACTGGACGCTTTAGATGCGCCTGTAACAGGCGGGGACAGAGGAGCCAAAGACGGCACCTTGACGATTCTGGCCGGCGGAGATAAAGAAGTATTTGACCGCTGTATGCCTTTATTTGAAAAAATGGGTAAAACTATTGTTTATGAGGGAAAAGCAGGCAGTGGGCAGCACACGAAAATGTGCAATCAGATTGCTGTAGCAGGTACTCTGGCAGGAATCTGCGAGGCTATGGCTTATGCAAAAGGCGTTGGCCTGGACCCTCAGCTGATGTTTCAGACTATTTCCACCGGAGCGGCGGGAAGCGTGCAGATGAATATTCAGGCGCCTAAGATTTTGACCGGAGATTACAATCCAGGATTTTTTGTAAAACATTTTATTAAAGATATGGGGCTGGCTGACCAGGAGGCCAAGGAGGCCGGGCTCAAGCTTGAAGTGCTGGAAACAGTGCTTTCCATGTATAAAGAGCTGGAGGCTCAGGGAATGGACCAGATGGGTATGCAGGCCCTGGCAAAGTATTATAATTGGTAA
- the rpiB gene encoding ribose 5-phosphate isomerase B: protein MKIVIGNDHSSVDLKNEIKAYLEEKGYEVLNVGTDTTDSCDYPAYGEKVGRAVVDGAADLGIAICGTGLGISLAANKVKGVRACVCSEPYTARMSRLHNNCNVLCFGARVVGSELAKMIVDEWLNTSFEGGRHQRRVDMIMDIENK, encoded by the coding sequence ATGAAAATTGTTATTGGAAATGATCATTCTTCTGTAGACTTAAAAAACGAGATTAAGGCTTATTTAGAGGAAAAGGGATATGAGGTTCTGAATGTAGGAACAGACACAACGGACAGCTGCGATTATCCTGCTTATGGAGAAAAGGTGGGAAGGGCTGTTGTTGATGGAGCGGCAGATTTGGGAATTGCTATCTGCGGAACAGGACTGGGAATTTCTCTGGCTGCCAACAAGGTGAAGGGAGTTCGCGCCTGCGTTTGCAGCGAGCCGTATACAGCCAGAATGTCCAGGCTTCACAATAACTGTAATGTACTTTGCTTCGGCGCCAGGGTAGTTGGCTCTGAGCTGGCAAAGATGATTGTAGATGAATGGCTGAATACTTCCTTTGAAGGGGGCAGGCATCAGAGACGTGTGGACATGATTATGGATATTGAGAACAAATAA
- the aroC gene encoding chorismate synthase, with amino-acid sequence MAGSSLGTIFRISTWGESHGPGVGVVVDGCPAGIPLCQEDIQKYLDRRKPGQSKFTTARQEGDQVEILSGIFQGKTTGTPISMVIRNMDQRSHDYGNIMNIYRPGHADYTFDKKYGFRDYRGGGRSSGRETIGRVAAGAVAVKLLDSLGIQVTAYTKSIGPISISSEAFNLSVRDTNRLYMPDEAAAKKAEKYLEEMMAKKDSSGGVVECIITNMPAGVGEPVFHKLDANLAKAVFSIGAVKGFEVGDGFEAARSSGSVNNDGFCIDENGKVSKKTNHAGGILGGMSDGSPVIFRAAFKPTPSIASLQETVTCNGEETEIEIKGRHDPIIVPRAVVVVEAMAALTVADLLLMSAVSRIDRLASILKE; translated from the coding sequence ATGGCGGGATCATCATTGGGAACAATTTTCAGAATATCCACCTGGGGCGAATCCCACGGACCAGGCGTAGGCGTCGTAGTAGACGGCTGCCCGGCAGGAATTCCCTTATGTCAGGAGGATATTCAGAAATATTTAGACAGAAGAAAACCTGGACAAAGCAAGTTTACAACGGCCAGACAGGAAGGAGATCAGGTAGAAATCCTGTCTGGAATTTTTCAGGGAAAGACAACAGGCACGCCTATTTCTATGGTTATAAGAAATATGGATCAGCGCTCCCATGATTATGGGAATATTATGAATATTTATCGCCCCGGCCATGCAGATTATACATTTGATAAAAAATATGGGTTTCGGGATTATAGAGGCGGAGGCAGATCTTCAGGCCGGGAAACAATAGGCAGAGTGGCGGCAGGAGCAGTGGCTGTAAAGCTGCTGGACAGCCTGGGAATTCAGGTGACAGCCTACACAAAATCAATTGGCCCAATCAGCATATCCTCGGAAGCATTTAACTTGTCAGTCCGCGATACAAACAGACTTTATATGCCGGATGAGGCAGCTGCTAAAAAGGCAGAGAAATACCTGGAAGAAATGATGGCTAAAAAGGATTCCTCCGGAGGCGTAGTAGAATGTATAATCACCAATATGCCTGCCGGCGTTGGAGAGCCTGTTTTCCATAAGCTAGATGCTAATTTGGCAAAGGCTGTTTTTTCTATTGGAGCTGTAAAAGGCTTTGAGGTAGGGGACGGGTTTGAGGCAGCCAGATCCTCAGGCTCTGTAAATAACGATGGGTTCTGCATAGATGAAAATGGAAAAGTAAGTAAAAAGACAAACCATGCAGGAGGAATTTTAGGAGGCATGAGCGATGGAAGCCCTGTTATATTCAGAGCAGCTTTTAAACCTACTCCTTCTATTGCTTCTTTACAGGAAACTGTAACATGCAACGGAGAAGAAACAGAAATAGAAATTAAAGGGCGACACGATCCTATTATTGTGCCCAGAGCCGTAGTAGTGGTGGAGGCCATGGCAGCTTTAACTGTGGCAGATTTATTGTTAATGTCTGCTGTATCCAGAATAGACAGGCTGGCCAGTATATTGAAAGAATAA
- a CDS encoding lactonase family protein, which produces MKGKYVAYVGSYSYTGKAKGITVYDIDVEKGLFVPRCEEAVNNSSYLIASSDGKTLYSIADEGVVSFRIHENGSITRLNTANIKGMRGCHLSTDAQDKYIFVSGYHDGKCTVLRLKEDGSIGEIVDGVYHKGLGSVAERNFRPHVSCSRRTPDGEYVMVADLGIDQVKIYRFNEHDEQLTLVDALRCERESAPKCFRFSSDGRFIYLLHELKNVIDVYTYENGKRQPKIEKIQSIPTAGEKRSQLTAACSMRFSPDEKHLFCGNAGDNSVSIYNRDEKTGLLEMICSLPISGDYPKDLAIFPDDKHLASINHESGSISFFTIDYEKGLLVMNGRSVSVNEPNSCVIVKVR; this is translated from the coding sequence ATGAAAGGAAAATATGTGGCATATGTAGGCTCCTACTCCTACACTGGGAAGGCCAAGGGAATCACTGTTTATGACATAGATGTGGAGAAAGGTTTGTTCGTTCCCCGGTGCGAGGAAGCGGTAAATAACTCCTCATATTTAATTGCCTCCAGTGATGGAAAAACTTTGTATTCTATTGCTGATGAAGGAGTTGTATCCTTTAGAATCCATGAAAACGGAAGCATTACCCGGCTGAATACAGCCAACATTAAAGGTATGAGAGGCTGCCATTTATCCACAGATGCACAGGACAAGTATATTTTCGTATCAGGATACCATGATGGAAAATGTACAGTGCTCAGACTAAAGGAGGACGGCAGCATAGGAGAAATTGTAGACGGAGTGTATCATAAAGGATTAGGCAGCGTGGCAGAAAGAAATTTCCGCCCTCATGTAAGTTGCAGCAGAAGGACGCCAGACGGGGAATATGTAATGGTGGCGGACTTAGGAATTGACCAGGTGAAAATTTACAGGTTTAACGAGCATGACGAGCAGCTGACATTAGTGGATGCCCTGCGGTGTGAAAGAGAATCCGCCCCTAAGTGCTTCCGCTTTAGCTCTGACGGAAGGTTTATTTATCTGCTCCACGAATTGAAAAATGTGATCGACGTATATACTTACGAAAACGGAAAGAGACAGCCTAAAATAGAAAAGATACAGTCTATTCCAACTGCAGGGGAAAAGAGAAGCCAGCTGACAGCTGCCTGCTCAATGAGATTTTCACCTGATGAAAAGCATTTGTTCTGCGGAAATGCAGGGGATAACAGCGTCAGCATTTATAACAGAGATGAAAAAACAGGTCTTTTGGAAATGATTTGTTCTCTGCCTATTAGCGGGGACTACCCTAAAGATTTGGCTATATTCCCGGATGATAAACATCTGGCTTCCATTAACCACGAAAGCGGCAGTATTTCCTTCTTTACAATTGACTATGAAAAGGGTCTGCTGGTTATGAACGGAAGAAGCGTATCTGTTAATGAACCTAACAGTTGCGTGATTGTGAAGGTGAGATAA
- a CDS encoding DUF1622 domain-containing protein, producing the protein METLVTILHQVVEAAITLFEFAGVMVIIAAGIRGIWDYLRRNPMIRLNLANGLALGLEFKLGSEILRTVVVRELNELLIVGGIIILRAALTFLIHWEIKEEHSKEVLKDLEQKNTKNRH; encoded by the coding sequence ATGGAAACTCTGGTAACAATTCTTCATCAAGTTGTGGAAGCTGCCATTACTTTATTTGAATTCGCAGGAGTTATGGTAATTATCGCAGCCGGCATACGAGGTATCTGGGATTATCTGAGACGAAATCCAATGATTCGGCTGAACCTGGCCAACGGACTGGCTCTTGGATTGGAATTTAAACTGGGAAGCGAAATTCTCCGGACGGTTGTAGTGAGGGAATTAAATGAGCTGCTGATTGTAGGCGGAATCATTATTTTAAGAGCCGCCCTTACCTTCTTAATCCACTGGGAGATCAAGGAGGAGCATAGTAAGGAGGTCCTGAAGGACTTAGAACAAAAGAATACCAAAAACAGGCACTAA
- a CDS encoding DEAD/DEAH box helicase translates to METIRFDELELNDKILKAVKDMGFEAASPIQAKAIPLQMEGKDIIGQAQTGTGKTAAFGIPLLQKVDPKNKKLQAIALCPTRELAIQVAEEIRRLAKYMHGVKVLPIYGGQEIGKQIRSLKDGTQIIIGTPGRVMDHMRRKTVKFDQVHTVILDEADEMLNMGFLEDMETILSQLPEERQTVMFSATMPEAIARIAKNFQKEPETVRVVKKELTVPKVAQYYYEVKPKNKVEVMCRLLDMYAPKLSVVFCNTKRQVDELVEALQGRGYFAEGLHGDLKQAQRDKVMNSFRNGRTEILIATDVAARGIDVDDVEAVFNYDIPQDDEYYVHRIGRTGRAGREGKAFSFVVGKEVYKLRDIQRYCKTKIVPQAVPSLDDITAIRVDKILEEVSHIINTSDLSGLINVLEKKILEEDFTSMDLAAAMLKMAMGEDAEESIEDFRPARSLDDLDDYGRGKNSRGRGQNGGGRRGGREYGRGRDRGNMTRLFVNIGKSQNIRPGDIMGAIAGESGVPGSLIGSIDMFDNYTFVDVPDDCADEVLKAMKNVRIRGKNVRMEKANR, encoded by the coding sequence ATGGAAACAATCAGATTTGATGAGTTAGAGTTAAATGATAAAATATTAAAAGCAGTAAAGGACATGGGATTTGAGGCGGCTTCCCCTATTCAGGCCAAGGCAATTCCGCTTCAGATGGAGGGGAAGGATATTATTGGTCAGGCTCAGACCGGAACAGGAAAAACAGCTGCTTTTGGCATTCCTCTGCTGCAGAAGGTAGACCCGAAAAATAAAAAGCTGCAGGCCATTGCCCTTTGTCCCACAAGAGAGCTGGCGATTCAGGTGGCAGAGGAGATCAGACGCCTGGCAAAATATATGCACGGAGTAAAGGTGCTGCCTATTTACGGAGGCCAGGAAATTGGAAAGCAGATTCGTTCACTCAAGGACGGCACACAGATTATTATTGGAACTCCAGGCCGTGTAATGGACCACATGAGAAGGAAAACTGTAAAGTTTGACCAGGTTCACACAGTTATTTTGGATGAAGCTGACGAAATGTTAAACATGGGCTTTTTGGAGGACATGGAAACCATACTCAGCCAGCTGCCAGAGGAGCGTCAGACAGTAATGTTCTCCGCCACTATGCCGGAGGCCATTGCCAGAATCGCCAAGAACTTTCAGAAAGAGCCTGAGACAGTCCGGGTTGTAAAGAAAGAGCTGACTGTGCCTAAAGTGGCTCAGTATTATTATGAGGTAAAGCCTAAAAATAAGGTGGAGGTTATGTGCCGCCTTTTAGATATGTACGCTCCAAAGCTTTCTGTTGTATTCTGCAATACAAAGCGACAGGTAGACGAGCTGGTGGAGGCCTTGCAGGGAAGAGGATATTTTGCAGAAGGACTTCACGGAGATTTAAAACAGGCTCAGAGAGATAAAGTAATGAACAGCTTTAGAAACGGCCGCACAGAAATTTTAATTGCTACAGATGTGGCTGCCAGGGGAATTGACGTAGATGACGTGGAAGCGGTGTTTAATTATGATATTCCTCAGGATGATGAGTATTATGTGCACAGAATCGGCCGTACAGGCCGCGCCGGAAGAGAAGGAAAGGCTTTTAGTTTTGTAGTGGGAAAAGAAGTCTACAAGCTGAGAGATATTCAAAGATACTGTAAGACAAAAATTGTGCCTCAGGCCGTGCCCTCCCTGGATGATATTACGGCTATCCGGGTTGACAAGATTCTGGAAGAGGTCAGCCACATTATTAATACCAGTGATTTATCAGGTTTAATCAATGTGCTGGAAAAGAAAATTCTGGAAGAGGATTTTACCTCTATGGATTTAGCGGCAGCCATGTTAAAAATGGCAATGGGCGAGGATGCAGAGGAATCTATTGAAGATTTCCGTCCCGCCAGATCTTTAGATGATTTAGACGACTACGGAAGAGGCAAAAACTCCAGAGGCAGAGGCCAAAATGGAGGCGGCCGCAGAGGAGGACGTGAATACGGACGGGGAAGAGACAGAGGCAATATGACAAGATTATTTGTCAACATTGGAAAGTCTCAGAATATCCGGCCCGGAGATATTATGGGAGCCATTGCCGGGGAGTCAGGCGTTCCGGGAAGCCTGATCGGCAGTATTGATATGTTTGACAATTACACCTTTGTGGACGTTCCGGACGACTGTGCCGACGAAGTGTTAAAGGCCATGAAAAATGTGCGTATTCGCGGTAAAAATGTACGCATGGAAAAAGCGAACAGATAA
- a CDS encoding helix-turn-helix domain-containing protein, protein MGYIEIKIEEYLKVNGVSKNKICQNCGLQRTQLNNYCKNKVSRVDLNIIARLCEYLGCSVSDLLEYKK, encoded by the coding sequence ATGGGATATATCGAAATAAAGATAGAAGAATATCTTAAAGTAAATGGTGTGAGCAAAAACAAGATATGTCAAAACTGCGGGCTTCAAAGAACTCAGTTAAACAACTACTGTAAAAATAAGGTAAGCCGTGTGGACCTAAATATTATTGCTAGGCTATGCGAGTACCTGGGCTGTTCTGTTTCGGATTTACTGGAATATAAAAAATAA
- a CDS encoding response regulator transcription factor produces MSKILIVEDEESIAELEKDYLELSGFQVEIANDGSEGLERALNEEFNLIILDLMLPGVDGFEICRKVREEKNTPIIMVSAKKEDINKIRGLGLGADDYITKPFSPSEMVARVKAHLARYERLIGSGIPVNEIIEIRGLKIDKTARRVWVNGEEKNFTTKEFDLLTFLAQNPNHVFTKEELFSKIWDMESIGDIATVTVHIKKIREKIEFNTAKPQYIETIWGVGYRFKV; encoded by the coding sequence ATGAGTAAGATTTTAATTGTAGAGGATGAGGAGAGCATCGCAGAGCTGGAAAAGGATTATCTGGAGCTGAGCGGATTTCAGGTTGAAATTGCAAATGACGGAAGCGAAGGGCTGGAGCGGGCTTTAAATGAGGAGTTTAATCTGATCATCCTGGACTTAATGCTTCCTGGAGTGGACGGTTTTGAAATCTGCCGGAAAGTCCGGGAGGAAAAGAACACGCCTATTATTATGGTTTCCGCTAAAAAAGAAGACATTAATAAGATCAGAGGTTTGGGTCTGGGCGCTGACGACTACATAACAAAGCCCTTCAGTCCCAGCGAGATGGTGGCAAGAGTAAAGGCCCACCTGGCCAGATACGAAAGACTTATTGGAAGCGGAATCCCAGTGAATGAGATTATTGAGATCAGAGGCTTAAAGATTGACAAAACAGCCAGAAGAGTGTGGGTAAACGGGGAGGAGAAAAACTTCACCACAAAGGAGTTTGATCTGCTTACATTCTTGGCTCAGAACCCCAACCATGTATTTACAAAGGAGGAGCTGTTCAGCAAAATCTGGGATATGGAGTCCATTGGAGATATTGCTACTGTTACAGTGCATATTAAGAAAATCAGAGAGAAGATCGAGTTTAACACAGCCAAACCGCAGTACATTGAAACCATCTGGGGAGTAGGGTACCGGTTTAAAGTTTAA
- a CDS encoding sensor histidine kinase: MKLRTRLAVAFLTVTVVPMLLIYMAFMGLSDYQTKSIRKTYGLAESVDIFSGNSLQIFNRLTKPMQQEIRQQMDKKPQAFEDKAYLDTLNERLSTKYAYMIVRKNDDIIYMGSTHESQGNICGQLLEYGSGGGDIEGGMYLDGDSQHLIKQMDFLYPDKGEGSLFIVSNVDELIPEVQSMVREMILSGVMILIFTGCALTMWVYRSILRPLGKLQEATKNIRDGNLEFTLEVEEEDEIGQLCQDFEEMRQRLKESTEEKIQYDKENKELISNISHDLKTPITAIKGYVEGIMDGVASSPEKLDKYIRTIYNKANDMDRLIDELTFYSKIDTNKIPYVYSKINVASYFKDCIEEVGLDMEARGIELGYFNYVDDDVMVIADAEQMKRVINNIISNSVKYMDKKRGIINIRIQDVGDFIQVVIEDNGKGIAAKDLPNIFDRFYRTDSSRNSSQGGSGIGLSIVRKIIEDHGGRIWATSKEGIGTEIHFVLRKYQEVIQDE; the protein is encoded by the coding sequence ATGAAATTACGGACACGGCTGGCAGTAGCCTTTCTCACAGTAACAGTAGTTCCGATGCTGCTGATTTACATGGCATTTATGGGGTTAAGCGATTACCAGACAAAATCAATCAGAAAAACATATGGGTTAGCAGAATCTGTGGATATTTTTTCAGGCAATTCCCTGCAGATTTTTAACCGGCTGACAAAGCCTATGCAGCAGGAGATCAGGCAGCAGATGGACAAAAAGCCTCAGGCATTTGAAGATAAGGCTTATCTGGATACCTTGAATGAAAGGCTGTCTACAAAGTATGCGTATATGATTGTCAGGAAAAACGACGATATTATATATATGGGAAGCACGCATGAATCCCAGGGAAATATATGCGGCCAGCTTTTGGAATATGGAAGCGGAGGCGGGGATATAGAGGGCGGTATGTACCTGGACGGGGACAGCCAGCATTTGATTAAGCAGATGGACTTTTTATATCCTGATAAAGGGGAAGGAAGCTTGTTCATTGTTTCCAATGTGGACGAATTGATTCCAGAGGTTCAGTCTATGGTGCGGGAGATGATTTTATCCGGCGTTATGATATTGATTTTTACTGGCTGCGCCTTGACTATGTGGGTTTACAGATCTATATTAAGGCCTCTTGGAAAGCTGCAGGAAGCCACAAAGAATATTAGAGACGGCAACCTGGAGTTTACTTTAGAGGTTGAGGAGGAAGATGAGATTGGGCAGCTATGCCAGGATTTTGAGGAGATGAGGCAGAGGCTGAAGGAGTCCACAGAGGAGAAGATTCAATATGACAAGGAAAATAAAGAGCTGATCAGCAATATTTCCCACGACCTGAAAACGCCTATTACGGCAATTAAGGGATATGTAGAGGGAATTATGGACGGAGTCGCTTCCTCGCCGGAAAAGCTGGATAAATATATCAGAACCATATATAATAAAGCTAATGATATGGACAGATTAATTGACGAGCTTACATTTTACTCTAAAATTGACACCAATAAAATCCCGTATGTATACAGCAAAATTAATGTAGCCAGCTACTTTAAAGATTGTATAGAGGAAGTTGGACTGGATATGGAAGCCAGGGGAATTGAGCTGGGATATTTTAATTATGTAGACGACGACGTAATGGTAATTGCAGATGCAGAGCAGATGAAGCGGGTAATCAACAATATTATCAGCAATTCTGTAAAGTACATGGACAAAAAAAGGGGAATTATCAATATCAGAATCCAGGACGTAGGAGATTTTATACAGGTAGTAATTGAGGATAATGGAAAAGGCATTGCCGCAAAAGATCTGCCTAATATTTTTGACAGATTTTACCGCACAGATTCCTCCAGAAATTCATCTCAGGGAGGAAGCGGAATCGGGCTTTCTATTGTAAGAAAAATTATAGAAGACCATGGAGGCCGTATATGGGCTACCAGCAAGGAAGGTATTGGAACAGAGATTCACTTTGTTCTGAGAAAATATCAGGAGGTAATACAGGATGAGTAA